In the genome of Nitrospirota bacterium, the window CCATGTTGGCCCAATAGGTGCCGTGCATACCCAGCATGCCCATCGACAAGGGATGCTCTCCTGGAAACGCCCCCAGGGCCATGAGGGTCATGTCCACGGGAATGTGGGTCAGCTCGGCCAGTTCCAGCAGCTCTTCCGAGGCGCCGGAGAAAATGACCCCGCCGCCGACATACAGAATCGGCTTCCGCGCCTTCATGATGGCCTCGGCCGCCTGCTTGATCTGCCACTTGTTGCCGTCGTACGTCGGATTGTAGCCCCGGATCGACACGGACCCGGGATACTTGAACTCCGCCTTGTTCATGGACACGTCTTTCGGAATGTCCACGAGCACAGGTCCCGGCCGGCCGGTCGTGGCCACGTAGAAGGCTTCCTTGATGGTCACGGCCAGATCGTTTACATCCTTCACGAGAAAATTATACTTGGTACAAGGACGGCTCAGTCCGATGTTGTCCGCTTCCTGGAAGGCGTCATTGCCGATCAAACTGGTCGGCACCTGGCCGGAAAAACACACCAAGGGCACCGAATCCATATAGGCATCGGCCAGCGCGGTGATGACGTTGGTCATGCCCGGCCCGGAGGTGACCAGACAGCAGCCGGCCTTGCCCGTCGCCTTGGCATAGCCCTCGGCCATATGGCCGGCACCCTGCTCGTGGCGAGTCAGGACCACGTTGACATCCTTCTGCTGGTGCAGAATATCGAAGATCTTCAGCACGACGCCGCCCGGCAAGGCAAAGAGGGTCTTCACCCCTTCTCGCTTGAGACACTCCAAGAAGATCTCTGCGCCTGTCAGCTTCATATACCCAACTCCCTCTCGCGGACGACTGAATCGGCAGCCCCCGCGGAAGATCCTGTCTTTTGAACGTAAGTCGGGCCGCCCTTTATCCCGACTCAGCAAATTGCTCGAATCTCTCTGAAAAACAAGGCAAAAGAGTTTTTCATGCTACCATTCGGGGGGCCTTTAAGTCAATAAGAATCCCCCTCCCACTGCACTCCGCCATGGGTCCTGGGCCGGTATATTCACTGTCCCAGCCTCAGGTTGCGACCTCCGGCACCTTGAGCAACACCAGCAAATCAGGTACGGTACCGGCCGAGGAGCGGACAGCCCCCATGCTGGAGATCACGATTCTTTCGCGTCCCGATTGCCACCTCTGCGAGGTAGTCCTGAAGATCGCCCGCCGCCTGCAGGAGGAGACCCCGTTCAACTTGGCTAAAGTGGATATCAACGAGAATGCAGACATGGCCCGCCGCTACGGGACGAGGATCCCGGTCGTCCTGATCGACCAAGTCGAAGCCTGTGCCGGCAAGATTACCGAAGGAGACTTGCGACGGGCTCTAAAAAGGGCGCGCTGGAGAAGACCTATAAGCCGGATTCTGTCCCGTTTCGGCTTGACGCCAGCACGGGGATGATCATTTCTCTGGAGCCCGAGTTACCCCGGGCTTCGGGCGACCTACCCGAGGACCTCGGCCGGGCCAGCCGATCCGACCTCGCGGTCGGGCGTCCTCCTATTTGGTCTTGCTCCGGGCGACGCTTACCCTGCCGT includes:
- a CDS encoding acetolactate synthase large subunit gives rise to the protein MKLTGAEIFLECLKREGVKTLFALPGGVVLKIFDILHQQKDVNVVLTRHEQGAGHMAEGYAKATGKAGCCLVTSGPGMTNVITALADAYMDSVPLVCFSGQVPTSLIGNDAFQEADNIGLSRPCTKYNFLVKDVNDLAVTIKEAFYVATTGRPGPVLVDIPKDVSMNKAEFKYPGSVSIRGYNPTYDGNKWQIKQAAEAIMKARKPILYVGGGVIFSGASEELLELAELTHIPVDMTLMALGAFPGEHPLSMGMLGMHGTYWANMAMHYSDLVIAVGARFDDRVTGKVSEFCPQAKVIHIDIDPTSIRKNVNVDVPIVGDCKSVLRELVQILRATVNGDQKDLRKPWLDQIREWQ